A genomic stretch from Hemitrygon akajei chromosome 10, sHemAka1.3, whole genome shotgun sequence includes:
- the LOC140734267 gene encoding G-protein coupled receptor 12-like — protein MISMPPVMNDQPRNSSKQSFSWLSSGSSNSSITTSDLPEEIVNPWDIALCVVGTVISCENAIVVAVIFYSPTLRAPMFILIGSLALADLLGGLGLILNFIFLYLLNFEAAKLVSAALLIASFSASVCNLLAITIDRYLSLYNALTYHTERTMTFTYLMLLVVWVTCLSLGSLPVAGWNCLEDESTCSVIKPITKNNAAVLSVSFLLIFALMLQLYVQICKIAFRHAQQIAVQYHFVATSNTSTRKGISTLSIILGTFAACWIPFAIYCLVADSTYPLIYTYVTVLPATCNSVINPIIYAYRNPDIQKSLWVACCGCIPSNFSFRPRSSSDV, from the coding sequence ATGATATCCATGCCTCCAGTTATGAATGATCAGCCCAGGAATAGCTCAAAGCAGTCCTTCAGTTGGCTCTCCTCCGGCAGTAGCAACTCCtcaatcaccacctctgatctACCCGAGGAAATAGTCAATCCCTGGGACATCGCCCTTTGTGTGGTGGGCACTGTGATCTCTTGCGAGAACGCCATCGTGGTGGCAGTCATCTTCTATTCGCCGACTCTCAGAGCTCCGATGTTTATCCTGATTGGGAGTTTAGCCCTGGCTGACCTCCTCGGAGGACTGGGCTTGATCCTCAATTTTATCTTCCTTTACTTGCTAAACTTCGAAGCCGCGAAACTAGTCTCGGCCGCGCTCCTGATTGCTTCCTTTTCGGCTTCGGTCTGCAACCTGCTTGCCATCACCATAGACCGTTAcctgtcactgtataacgccCTGACATACCACACCGAGAGAACCATGACTTTCACCTACTTGATGCTCCTGGTTGTGTGGGTCACCTGCCTGAGCCTGGGCTCCCTGCCAGTCGCGGGCTGGAACTGCCTGGAAGACGAGAGCACCTGTAGTGTGATCAAACCCATCACCAAAAACAATGCCGCAGTCCTTTCCGTCTCCTTTTTGCTCATATTCGCTTTGATGTTGCAACTGTACGTTCAAATCTGCAAAATAGCCTTCAGGCACGCGCAGCAAATCGCCGTGCAGTACCATTTTGTGGCGACCTCCAACACCTCGACCAGGAAAGGAATCTCCACTTTATCTATCATCCTGGGGACCTTCGCCGCTTGTTGGATCCCCTTCGCGATCTACTGTCTGGTTGCAGACTCCACTTATCCATTGATCTACACCTATGTCACGGTTTTACCAGCCACCTGTAATTCAGTCATTAATCCTATAATTTATGCATACCGGAACCCTGATATCCAGAAATCGCTCTGGGTGGCTTGCTGTGGTTGTATTCCATCCAATTTCTCATTCAGACCAAGGTCGTCCAGTGACGTATAG